GCCAGCGATATATCAGCATTGATTATGGAAAACTGTTTTCAGTATTTAGATGCTCCGGTACGAAGAGTAGGTAGTTTAGAAAGCCCGATACCTTTCGTGAAAACATTAGAAGACCAATATTTGCCAAAAACAAGATTTGAAAAAGAATTGAAAGACTTATTAGAATATTAATAAAAAAGACACCAAAAGGTGTCTTTTTTTGTTTTGCAGAGAATTTATTTACTCATACAAATCCAGTCGATTTCTCAAATGTTTGTTGTGCTGATGTAGTTCATCAATCTTATTTAATAAATCTAAAATTATTTCTATACCTTCTTTATTGATGCTTAAATCATTATGCAATCGAATAATTTTTTCAACAGTAACTATTTGATTTTTATTTAAATACTTAACTTTATCTTTTTGAATAGTTTCAATCAAACCAAACTCTTCTAAATCCCATATTAAGCTGGTTTCAACATGATATTCTTGGCAAAATAGTTCAACTACTATTAATTCTTGTGTGTCCATATTGCTTTATTTTTGGTTTAATTGGCTCAATTCAGTGAATAAAGCTTTTTCTTTTTCAGTCAAATTCGTCGGAATCTTAATGGAATAAGTAACATATAAATCTCCAAATTGACCTTCTTTTTTATAGATTGGAAAACCTTTACCTTTCAAGCGAACTTTCGTTCCGTTTTGAGTACCGGGTAAAACTTTCAGTTTTAATTTGGAATTATAGAAGTCAGTGATAGTGATTTCTCCACCTAAAACCGCTGAGTATAGGTCCAACTCCTGATTTACATACAAATCATTGCCAACTCTTTTAAAAGGAGTATTGTTGACAATAGAAAACGTGATGTATAAATCGCCTTTCGGACCATTGTTGTAACCTTCGCCGCCATATCCTTTAATCTTGATGGTTTGTTCGTCTTCTATGCCAGCAGGAATGGTGATACGGATGCTTTTTCCGTTGACATTGAGTTCCTTTTTTTCTGTTTTTGCAGCATCTCTAATATCCATTTGAAGTTGAGCATTAAGGTCTTGACCTCGATACTTTACACTACTTCGTCTTTGACTACCAGTTGCACCTCCGCCAAACATCGAAGAAAAGAAATCTGAAAAATCATCGCCTCCAAAGTCATAGGAAGTTTGTTGTTGATTGTTGTGTTGTCTTTGCTGTTGCTGGTATTTCTCGTATTCCTCGCCATGTTCCCAATCTTTTCCATACTTATCGTATTTCTTCCTTTTTTCGGGATCACTTAACACTGCGTTTGCTTCATTCAACTGTTGGAATTTTGCATGCGCTTCTTTATCGTTTGGATTGATATCCGGATGCAGTTTACGGGCTAATTTTCGATAGGCTTTTTTGATTTCCTCATCAGATGCATTTTTTGAAACGCCTAATACTTGATAATAATCAATAAATTCCATGAGATATAATGCATTATTATTTAACGCTAATTTACGGAAAAAATAAAGGAGTTTTATCTAAAAACTCCTTTAACAATCTTTTATTTTTTGGTTGAATTAATATAATATTCAGAACTTAGTTTCAATAGTTTCCATTTAATAATTCCCCACCAATAGCAGATTTTGCTTCGATGCCTAACTTTTTCATCATTTCATAAGTGGTACAAACTGCTGCAGAAGTTACTGGAATTCCACATTCTGCCTGTATCAAATCAATAGCTTCTAATGAAGGCATTTGTACACAAGCCGAAGCTACCAAAACATCTACATCTGTTAAATCTAGTTGTTTGTAGATTTCCAATAGGTTCATTGGATTTTGAGCAGCAACTTCAAGGTTGTTAGGTATTTCAAGTGCGATACTTTCTTTTACTTTGATACCTTGATGTTCGATATAATCTACTACCATGTCTGTTAATGGTCGCATATAAGGCGTGATGATTGAAATTTGTTTAGCTCCTAAAACTTTCAATCCGTTAATCAAAGCACCAGCTGAAGTGACAATTGGAGTAGGGAAGTCATTAGCTACGGTTTCCTGATGTAAATTTACTTCCGATACACAATGATAACCTCTTCCCATGCTCATGATGGCAACCAAACAAGCATAACCCATTACATCTACATGGGCATCTGATAATTCCTGAGCACATTTTAAACTCATGGCATCCATGGCTTCCAGTTCTTCTTTGGTTACTTT
The window above is part of the Flavobacterium sp. PMTSA4 genome. Proteins encoded here:
- a CDS encoding chaperone modulator CbpM, whose product is MDTQELIVVELFCQEYHVETSLIWDLEEFGLIETIQKDKVKYLNKNQIVTVEKIIRLHNDLSINKEGIEIILDLLNKIDELHQHNKHLRNRLDLYE
- a CDS encoding J domain-containing protein yields the protein MEFIDYYQVLGVSKNASDEEIKKAYRKLARKLHPDINPNDKEAHAKFQQLNEANAVLSDPEKRKKYDKYGKDWEHGEEYEKYQQQQRQHNNQQQTSYDFGGDDFSDFFSSMFGGGATGSQRRSSVKYRGQDLNAQLQMDIRDAAKTEKKELNVNGKSIRITIPAGIEDEQTIKIKGYGGEGYNNGPKGDLYITFSIVNNTPFKRVGNDLYVNQELDLYSAVLGGEITITDFYNSKLKLKVLPGTQNGTKVRLKGKGFPIYKKEGQFGDLYVTYSIKIPTNLTEKEKALFTELSQLNQK
- a CDS encoding maleate cis-trans isomerase family protein, yielding MKKYRIGQIVPSSNVTMETEIPAIFRSRETILPERFTFHSSRMRMKKVTKEELEAMDAMSLKCAQELSDAHVDVMGYACLVAIMSMGRGYHCVSEVNLHQETVANDFPTPIVTSAGALINGLKVLGAKQISIITPYMRPLTDMVVDYIEHQGIKVKESIALEIPNNLEVAAQNPMNLLEIYKQLDLTDVDVLVASACVQMPSLEAIDLIQAECGIPVTSAAVCTTYEMMKKLGIEAKSAIGGELLNGNY